In Rhinopithecus roxellana isolate Shanxi Qingling chromosome 4, ASM756505v1, whole genome shotgun sequence, a single genomic region encodes these proteins:
- the TREML1 gene encoding trem-like transcript 1 protein isoform X1, translating to MGPNLLLLLLLGLEGQGIVGSLPEVLQAPVGSSILVQCHYRLQDVKAQKVWCRFSPEGCQPLVSSAVDRRAPAGRRTFLTDLGGGLLQVEMVTLQEEDAGEYGCMVDGARGPQILHRVSLNILPPEDEEEIHKIGSLAENAFSDPAGSANPLEPSQDEKSIPLIWGAVLLVGLLVAAVVLFAVMAKRKKGNRLGVSGRFLSSRVSGMNPSSVVHHVSNSGLAAELPLDVPHVRLDSPPSFDNTTYTSLPLDPPSGKPSLPAPSSLPPLPPKVLVCSKPVTYATVIFPGGNKGGEASCGPAQNPPNNQTPSS from the exons ATGGGCCCCAACCTGCTCTTGCTGCTGCTCCTGGGACTAGAAG gTCAGGGCATAGTTGGCAGCCTCCCCGAGGTGCTGCAGGCACCCGTGGGAAGCTCCATTCTGGTGCAGTGCCACTACAGGCTCCAGGATGTCAAGGCTCAGAAGGTGTGGTGCCGGTTCTCGCCGGAGGGGTGCCAGCCCCTGGTGTCCTCAGCTGTGGATCGCAGAGCTCCAGCGGGCAGGCGTACGTTTCTCACAGACCTGGGTGGGGGCCTGCTGCAGGTGGAAATGGTTACCCTGCAGGAGGAGGATGCTGGCGAGTATGGCTGCATGGTGGATGGGGCCAGGGGGCCCCAGATTTTGCATAGAGTCTCTCTGAACATACTGCCCCCAG AGGACGAAGAAGAGATCCATAAGATTGGCAGTCTGGCTGAGAACGCATTCTCAGACCCTGCAGGCAGTGCCAACCCCTTGGAACCCAGCCAGGATGAGAAGAG CATCCCCTTGATCTGGGGTGCTGTGCTCCTGGTAGGCCTGCTGGTGGCAGCGGTGGTGCTGTTTGCTGTGATGGCCAAGAGGAAAAAAG GGAACAGGCTTGGTGTCAGTGGCCGATTCCTGAGCAGCAGAGTTTCAGGCATG AATCCCTCCTCAGTCGTCCACCACGTCAGTAACTCTGGACTGGCTGCTGAATTGCCTTTGGATGTACCACACGTTAGACTTGACTCACCACCTTCATTTGACAATACCACCTACACCAGCCTACCTCTTGATCCCCCATCAGGAAAACCATCACTCCCAGCTCCATCCTCATTGCCCCCTCTACCTCCTAAGGTCCTGGTCTGCTCCAAGCCTGTGACATATGCCACAGTCATCTTCCCGGGAGGGAACAAGGGTGGAGAGGCCTCCTGTGGGCCAGCCCAGAATCCACCTAACAATCAGACTCCATCCAGCTAA
- the TREML1 gene encoding trem-like transcript 1 protein isoform X3, translating to MGPNLLLLLLLGLEGQGIVGSLPEVLQAPVGSSILVQCHYRLQDVKAQKVWCRFSPEGCQPLVSSAVDRRAPAGRRTFLTDLGGGLLQVEMVTLQEEDAGEYGCMVDGARGPQILHRVSLNILPPEDEEEIHKIGSLAENAFSDPAGSANPLEPSQDEKSIPLIWGAVLLVGLLVAAVVLFAVMAKRKKESLLSRPPRQ from the exons ATGGGCCCCAACCTGCTCTTGCTGCTGCTCCTGGGACTAGAAG gTCAGGGCATAGTTGGCAGCCTCCCCGAGGTGCTGCAGGCACCCGTGGGAAGCTCCATTCTGGTGCAGTGCCACTACAGGCTCCAGGATGTCAAGGCTCAGAAGGTGTGGTGCCGGTTCTCGCCGGAGGGGTGCCAGCCCCTGGTGTCCTCAGCTGTGGATCGCAGAGCTCCAGCGGGCAGGCGTACGTTTCTCACAGACCTGGGTGGGGGCCTGCTGCAGGTGGAAATGGTTACCCTGCAGGAGGAGGATGCTGGCGAGTATGGCTGCATGGTGGATGGGGCCAGGGGGCCCCAGATTTTGCATAGAGTCTCTCTGAACATACTGCCCCCAG AGGACGAAGAAGAGATCCATAAGATTGGCAGTCTGGCTGAGAACGCATTCTCAGACCCTGCAGGCAGTGCCAACCCCTTGGAACCCAGCCAGGATGAGAAGAG CATCCCCTTGATCTGGGGTGCTGTGCTCCTGGTAGGCCTGCTGGTGGCAGCGGTGGTGCTGTTTGCTGTGATGGCCAAGAGGAAAAAAG AATCCCTCCTCAGTCGTCCACCACGTCAGTAA
- the TREML1 gene encoding trem-like transcript 1 protein isoform X2 has product MGPNLLLLLLLGLEGQGIVGSLPEVLQAPVGSSILVQCHYRLQDVKAQKVWCRFSPEGCQPLVSSAVDRRAPAGRQDEEEIHKIGSLAENAFSDPAGSANPLEPSQDEKSIPLIWGAVLLVGLLVAAVVLFAVMAKRKKGNRLGVSGRFLSSRVSGMNPSSVVHHVSNSGLAAELPLDVPHVRLDSPPSFDNTTYTSLPLDPPSGKPSLPAPSSLPPLPPKVLVCSKPVTYATVIFPGGNKGGEASCGPAQNPPNNQTPSS; this is encoded by the exons ATGGGCCCCAACCTGCTCTTGCTGCTGCTCCTGGGACTAGAAG gTCAGGGCATAGTTGGCAGCCTCCCCGAGGTGCTGCAGGCACCCGTGGGAAGCTCCATTCTGGTGCAGTGCCACTACAGGCTCCAGGATGTCAAGGCTCAGAAGGTGTGGTGCCGGTTCTCGCCGGAGGGGTGCCAGCCCCTGGTGTCCTCAGCTGTGGATCGCAGAGCTCCAGCGGGCAGGC AGGACGAAGAAGAGATCCATAAGATTGGCAGTCTGGCTGAGAACGCATTCTCAGACCCTGCAGGCAGTGCCAACCCCTTGGAACCCAGCCAGGATGAGAAGAG CATCCCCTTGATCTGGGGTGCTGTGCTCCTGGTAGGCCTGCTGGTGGCAGCGGTGGTGCTGTTTGCTGTGATGGCCAAGAGGAAAAAAG GGAACAGGCTTGGTGTCAGTGGCCGATTCCTGAGCAGCAGAGTTTCAGGCATG AATCCCTCCTCAGTCGTCCACCACGTCAGTAACTCTGGACTGGCTGCTGAATTGCCTTTGGATGTACCACACGTTAGACTTGACTCACCACCTTCATTTGACAATACCACCTACACCAGCCTACCTCTTGATCCCCCATCAGGAAAACCATCACTCCCAGCTCCATCCTCATTGCCCCCTCTACCTCCTAAGGTCCTGGTCTGCTCCAAGCCTGTGACATATGCCACAGTCATCTTCCCGGGAGGGAACAAGGGTGGAGAGGCCTCCTGTGGGCCAGCCCAGAATCCACCTAACAATCAGACTCCATCCAGCTAA